The Molothrus ater isolate BHLD 08-10-18 breed brown headed cowbird chromosome 2, BPBGC_Mater_1.1, whole genome shotgun sequence DNA segment agaagagaagttGCGCAAGagagaacagaaacagaaagatcGTGAAGTTCGACGGAACAAAAAGCAACTTGAAAAGCTTCAAGCTGAAGAACAGAGAAAACTTCAAGAGAAGATAAAGCTAGAAGAAAGGAAGCTCCTGTTAGCTCAGAGAAACCTTCAGTCCATTAGACTAATTGCAGAACTGCTAAGCAGAGCAAAGGTAATTTAAATACTTATTTCAGAAGCTAATGAAGAATCCAACAGAACAAAGCCCTTAGCTGGCTTGAGAGGAGGTGGGGAGCACTGTTCATTAAACACAAGGTACACTACCTCTGCAGCTGCTATTTCTTAGACcaaaatttcagaaaagcacAATGGAACAGTATTTCTCTATTGGTAAGATATGCACTTGTAGGTAAATGGAAAGTGAGCTTGAACCTATAGTCCCTGAATAGCATTTTTTATCTGTAAATTAATTGTTAGGTTTTCTTAAGTCCAGTAGAAGAATGTGTGAGCATGATGAAGTGAGCTAACCACAGAGGGTAAGATGCAAGACTCCTTTTCTAATTCTGGTTTAGATACTGTTTCCCATCTGCCTCCTAGCAATTCTGTTCACTGTTTGCAGTTTCAGAGATTTAACTTTCATTAGTCAGTGTTTGAAATGCACAGAATGTTTCTTCTGTAGGACAAGTACTGTCAGCAAAGGTTTCAGATGTTAGATCCTGTCTCTCTAACAgtattgttctttttttcactgaaacacTGAAGCTTAAGACTTAGATAAAGCTGTATTAGGGTGTACTGAATGTGAAATCTTTTCTGTAGAAACGAAGAGCTGTGTGGAAAAGCACAGTTTTTTCTTGATATCAGTGCACTTCAGGAGTGTTTTTGAACTCACAGATCAGTTACATACTGGAAGAAGGGAGAAATGCCTTTTGCAGGCCTTTTAACTTTGTAGCTGTGGAATAGAAGGGTTATCTGATGAAGCAGAGAGTGTGTTTCTTTCATTTAGAGAATTCTGAGGTTTATACTAAGCCCTTGACAAGGTCAGAATAGAAAAAGGTTTGAATCTTTTCCAGTATCATGAGTTTTTAAAGTGGTTGACAACATGGCAATCAGTTTCTACATAATAATTGTCCATTTAATTAATTGCTGGTTTTGCGGACTTATTGTAGAGTCATCTATGAGCCACAGATGGCAGTCATCtaaaagaagtaattttcaataaaatttaaaatattttcaatttgactgaattttgaaattttaaattttactgaaaCCTTCAAGTTTTGACCCTGATAAATGTACTCCAATAGTGCATTTTGTTATATTGAGGAGCCACGAAGACAAAACTTCTCTTCAAGAACTGTGGACAAATAATGTTTCAACTTACATCAGTTCTGGATTAGTGGGTTTTGTTGGTTgattggttttgattttttttccccctttaaaaAGGAAACGCCATTTTATTTTGGGATGGTAAAGTTCTGTTGgttagattttattttcttgccaCATTGATGCCTTTGTGTTATGTTGTAACTTGGAAACAGGAGGaggtattttttgtttactcTTCCCTTTGACTGTCTTTCAGGCAGTAAAGCTTTTGGAGCaagaacagaatgaaaataagatTTGTCTTCAACAGCTAGAGGAGAGACGGAGGCTCCAGGAGGCTGAACTTAAACgtgtggaagaggaaaaagagagagcacTGGGgttgcagagaaaagaaaaggaactgaGGGAGAAGCTACTGAACAATCTTCTGAGCAAGAAAATGGATGCAGTTAatcaaaacaaagaagaaacCGAAGCATCTCAGGCTGACGTGCTGAAAAGCCCTAGTGCTGTTCCCCACACTGTGTCATCCAGCTGCATCACTTCTACCTCAGGACAGGCTGTTACAGCCAAACTGGCTCCTGGCTCTCAAATAGAAGCAGCATCCCCTGAAAGCGTAAACACTCAATGCAAGTACTTAAATGGCAACATTCATGACAAAGTTCGTGTCAAAGAAGGTCAGAATCTTCATACTACAAACTCTGAGAGGTGTTCTGACAAAAAGGGTTCAGGGGTACTTTCATGTGTTCCCGCTGATAACCAGGACCAGAAAAGCCTCTCTAGCTATGACCAGAGCACTTGCAAGAAGGACTTGCCCTGTGAGCAGGACAAACGTGGAACAGAgccaaggagaagaaagagccATTCATGTAGCAGCATAAACAGTGATGAGAGCAAGGGTAGACGGGagagcagcagacacagaagaGATGTGAGCTCCCGGGATGAGAAGCATAGGAAGGACAGGAGGTATTACAGACACTCCAGCAGAAGTTACAGCCCTCGCCGGAGCCGCAGCCCTCGGCGAAGGAGCGCGAGCCCCAGACGCTCCCGCTACAGAAGAACGCGCAGTAGGGAGCGCAGGCGGGACAGGAGGGAAAGGAGTCGGAGTCGCAGAAGCGTCAGCAGGAGACGAAGGCACCGGAGGTGATCACTCTGTAAGCAAAGGAGTACTTTGAGTGGGTAGTGGAGCCTTGGCTCCTTTGAAAGGCTCTGGTAGGACAAAAGGGCCACAGATTTGGACACCAGACCTCATCGGTGTGACTGCTATAGAAAACACAATTGTTTCAACCAATTCTAAGCTTGCATCTAGTCCTTGAAATCAAAAAAAGAGATGCCTGATTTTTTgactttccttcctttgttgTCTCTTTCTAGGTTTCTGCCACAATGTAGGTATAATCATTTGTGCTTGTGCTGAAGTTCCTAAAGTGCTAAAAGCCAAcctgttttcttcagtttcagtTTTCTAAACCTTAATTTTAGTGTATTTAGTTTTTATCACCTAATTTGGCTTAAGAAATACATGGGTGCCAGCTATAGGAACTTCAGAGGTGACAAGCTATTACATACAGATTTGATTTAAAGTGTTTCCTGGTGCGTTCAATGAAATCATGTTTAACAAAGTAGAGTTTTTATTGATTGACATGGATAGCAGgactttcatattttttcttaaaactgaCGATAACGTTATGCAGGATACCTTTTAAACTGCTTTGATTCCTTCATATGTCTGTATGATGCCAAGCTTTGTGGCCCACATTATTCTGGTGTGTAATGCCTTTGTATAATACTTTCCGTGTAAGAGAGGCACACCTGGTGTA contains these protein-coding regions:
- the AKAP17A gene encoding A-kinase anchor protein 17A isoform X1, whose protein sequence is MAAATIVHDTSEAVELCAPCGLYLKPITKMTISVALPQLKQPGKSISNWEVMERLKGMVQTHQFSTLRISKSTMDFIRFEGEVENKSLVKSFLACLDGKTIKLSGFSDILKVRAAEYKIDFPTRHDWDSFFRDAKDMNETLPGERPDTIHLEGLPCKWFAAKETGSEKPSEEVLIKVFQKFGEIRNVDIPMLDPYREEMTGRNFHTFSFGGHLNFEAYVQYREYAGFIEAMNALRGMKLMYKGDDGKAVACNIKVSFDSTKHLSDASIKKRQLERQKLQELEKQREEQKRKEKEAEEKQKEEERKQRELEEYERERKREEKLRKREQKQKDREVRRNKKQLEKLQAEEQRKLQEKIKLEERKLLLAQRNLQSIRLIAELLSRAKAVKLLEQEQNENKICLQQLEERRRLQEAELKRVEEEKERALGLQRKEKELREKLLNNLLSKKMDAVNQNKEETEASQADVLKSPSAVPHTVSSSCITSTSGQAVTAKLAPGSQIEAASPESVNTQCKYLNGNIHDKVRVKEGQNLHTTNSERCSDKKGSGVLSCVPADNQDQKSLSSYDQSTCKKDLPCEQDKRGTEPRRRKSHSCSSINSDESKGRRESSRHRRDVSSRDEKHRKDRRYYRHSSRSYSPRRSRSPRRRSASPRRSRYRRTRSRERRRDRRERSRSRRSVSRRRRHRR
- the AKAP17A gene encoding A-kinase anchor protein 17A isoform X2, whose protein sequence is MTISVALPQLKQPGKSISNWEVMERLKGMVQTHQFSTLRISKSTMDFIRFEGEVENKSLVKSFLACLDGKTIKLSGFSDILKVRAAEYKIDFPTRHDWDSFFRDAKDMNETLPGERPDTIHLEGLPCKWFAAKETGSEKPSEEVLIKVFQKFGEIRNVDIPMLDPYREEMTGRNFHTFSFGGHLNFEAYVQYREYAGFIEAMNALRGMKLMYKGDDGKAVACNIKVSFDSTKHLSDASIKKRQLERQKLQELEKQREEQKRKEKEAEEKQKEEERKQRELEEYERERKREEKLRKREQKQKDREVRRNKKQLEKLQAEEQRKLQEKIKLEERKLLLAQRNLQSIRLIAELLSRAKAVKLLEQEQNENKICLQQLEERRRLQEAELKRVEEEKERALGLQRKEKELREKLLNNLLSKKMDAVNQNKEETEASQADVLKSPSAVPHTVSSSCITSTSGQAVTAKLAPGSQIEAASPESVNTQCKYLNGNIHDKVRVKEGQNLHTTNSERCSDKKGSGVLSCVPADNQDQKSLSSYDQSTCKKDLPCEQDKRGTEPRRRKSHSCSSINSDESKGRRESSRHRRDVSSRDEKHRKDRRYYRHSSRSYSPRRSRSPRRRSASPRRSRYRRTRSRERRRDRRERSRSRRSVSRRRRHRR